A single genomic interval of Zunongwangia sp. HGR-M22 harbors:
- a CDS encoding arsenate reductase ArsC, translating into MKNILVLCTGNSCRSQIAHAYLKYFSFKKANIYSAGIEKHGINPKAIAIMQEDGIDIREHSCNLIDEYINIDFDFIITVCDHAKEFSPDIFSKKAVRMHKNFKDPSKVKGDNQKIYDAFEATRNQIKDYCRSFVKENL; encoded by the coding sequence ATGAAAAATATTCTTGTGTTATGTACTGGTAATTCTTGTCGCAGCCAGATTGCCCATGCATATTTAAAATATTTTTCTTTCAAAAAAGCAAATATCTATAGTGCTGGGATAGAAAAACATGGTATAAATCCCAAAGCCATAGCTATAATGCAAGAAGACGGGATAGATATTCGTGAGCATTCTTGCAATCTTATTGATGAGTATATAAATATAGATTTCGACTTTATTATTACCGTATGTGATCATGCGAAAGAGTTCTCTCCCGATATTTTCTCTAAGAAGGCTGTTAGAATGCATAAAAACTTTAAAGATCCTTCAAAAGTAAAAGGAGATAATCAAAAAATATATGATGCTTTTGAGGCGACAAGAAACCAAATAAAAGATTATTGCCGATCTTTCGTAAAGGAAAATCTTTAA
- a CDS encoding SDR family oxidoreductase → MENILIAGATGSTGKRIIEILNNSESFSPMAMIRKEEQRQIFEDMGVESILADLEEDVSHAFKGVDKVIFAAGSGGSTGPEKTTAIDQEGAIKMIDGAKASGVKKFVMLSSMGTDSPEDGGDLEHYLRAKKKADDHLRASGMPFTIVQPGSLNDEMGRARVKVAEKLEEYGEISRDDVAFLLVMSLADPLTKNMSYQAVEGETPVKQALIELSGIG, encoded by the coding sequence ATGGAAAATATATTGATCGCCGGTGCAACCGGATCTACAGGAAAAAGAATTATCGAAATACTAAACAACTCTGAGAGTTTTAGCCCTATGGCTATGATCAGAAAAGAAGAGCAAAGACAGATCTTTGAAGATATGGGGGTAGAAAGTATTTTGGCCGATTTAGAAGAAGATGTATCTCATGCTTTTAAAGGTGTGGACAAAGTAATTTTTGCTGCTGGATCTGGCGGAAGTACAGGACCAGAAAAGACGACCGCAATAGACCAGGAAGGAGCAATTAAAATGATTGATGGCGCTAAAGCAAGCGGCGTGAAAAAATTTGTGATGCTAAGTTCTATGGGTACAGACAGCCCGGAAGATGGTGGAGATTTGGAACATTATTTAAGAGCTAAGAAAAAAGCAGACGATCATCTTCGTGCCAGCGGAATGCCTTTTACCATCGTACAACCCGGAAGTTTAAATGACGAAATGGGTCGCGCTCGTGTAAAAGTTGCCGAAAAACTTGAGGAGTACGGAGAAATTTCTAGAGATGATGTCGCGTTTTTATTGGTAATGTCTTTAGCAGATCCGCTTACTAAAAATATGAGTTATCAAGCCGTTGAAGGTGAAACTCCGGTAAAACAGGCCTTAATAGAACTTAGTGGAATTGGATAA